One window of the Trifolium pratense cultivar HEN17-A07 linkage group LG2, ARS_RC_1.1, whole genome shotgun sequence genome contains the following:
- the LOC123909689 gene encoding protein NRT1/ PTR FAMILY 3.1-like has translation MNDGFEKKKNANLTGRKKGGIITLPFIFASDVCEKLAVVGIATNMINYLTTELHMPLTKAATTITNFAGTASLTPLLGAIISDSFAGKFMTITVASTIYLIGMISLTLSAIIPKLRPPPCKGEAVCQVANSGQLIVLYLSLLFGAIGSGGIRPCAVAFGADQFDDLDSKQKTKSWNYYNWYYFVTGVAMLVSVTVLVYIQDNVGWGWGLGIPTIAMFLSIITFIGGYPLYRHLNPKKSPFTGLVRVCVAAFRKRKIPEVSDSKMLYQNDEIDASITLKGKLLHSDQFKFLDKAATVTEEDNTKTPDLWRLCTVHRVEELKSIIRMGPIWASGILLITAYSQINTFSLQQGKTMDRHLTKSFQIPAGSMYVFTLLAMLITTALYDRVLIPVSRRFTKLDRGISVLCRMAIGLVISIFPTLVAGFIEMKRKKIAMEHGLIEHSNEIIPMSVFWLLPQYCLYGMAEAFMSIGHIEFFNGEAPESLTSTAMAFYWISISIGNYVSTLMVTLVHKFSAGSNGENWLPDNNLNKGKLEYFYWLITIMQVINLIYYLICAKMYTYRQIQNHHEENNISEDNNIELSNNV, from the exons ATGAATGACGGTtttgaaaagaagaagaatgctAATCTTACTGGAAGGAAAAAAGGAGGGATTATTACATTGCCCTttatctttg CCAGTGATGTTTGTGAGAAATTAGCTGTGGTGGGTATCGCTACGAACATGATAAACTACTTAACAACAGAGCTACACATGCCATTAACCAAAGCTGCTACTACGATCACTAACTTTGCTGGAACTGCAAGCTTGACTCCATTGCTTGGTGCCATCATTTCTGATTCTTTTGCTGGAAAATTCATGACTATTACTGTTGCTTCCACTATCTACCTAATa GGTATGATTAGTTTAACCTTGTCAGCAATCATTCCTAAATTAAGACCACCTCCATGTAAAGGGGAAGCGGTATGCCAAGTAGCTAATTCAGGACAGCTGATAGTTCTCTACTTATCACTTCTATTTGGAGCAATAGGGTCGGGTGGAATCCGACCCTGCGCTGTTGCATTTGGAGCCGATCAATTCGATGATTTGGATTCAAAGCAAAAAACAAAGTCTTGGAATTATTATAATTGGTACTATTTTGTGACCGGAGTAGCAATGCTTGTGTCTGTGACTGTTCTTGTTTATATTCAAGACAATGTTGGATGGGGATGGGGCCTAGGAATTCCTACAATAGCTATGTTTCTCTCAATTATTACTTTCATCGGCGGATATCCACTTTACCGGCATTTGAACCCGAAAAAAAGCCCGTTTACTGGACTTGTAAGAGTGTGTGTTGCTGCTTTTCGTAAGAGGAAGATACCAGAAGTGTCTGATTCTAAAATGTTATACCAAAATGATGAGATTGATGCTTCTATTACTTTGAAAGGGAAGCTGCTTCATTCCGATCAATTTAA ATTCTTGGACAAGGCAGCAACAGTGACAGAGGAAGATAATACCAAAACACCAGACTTATGGAGACTATGCACAGTTCATAGAGTAGAAGAATTAAAATCAATAATCAGAATGGGACCAATATGGGCATCTGGAATACTTCTAATCACAGCATATTCCCAAATAAACACATTCTCCCTCCAACAAGGCAAAACTATGGACAGACATCTAACCAAATCCTTCCAAATTCCTGCAGGGTCCATGTATGTATTCACCCTCCTAGCCATGCTCATCACCACTGCTCTCTACGACCGTGTCTTAATCCCTGTGTCCCGTAGATTCACTAAACTCGACCGTGGTATAAGCGTCCTTTGTAGAATGGCGATTGGATTAGTGATATCAATTTTCCCTACTTTAGTTGCTGGATTCATTGAAATGAAACGAAAAAAGATAGCTATGGAACATGGACTCATTGAACACTCGAACGAAATAATCCCAATGTCAGTTTTTTGGCTTCTGCCACAATATTGCCTTTATGGAATGGCTGAAGCTTTTATGTCAATTGGGCATATAGAGTTTTTCAACGGCGAAGCTCCGGAGAGTTTGACAAGTACTGCAATGGCATTTTATTGGATTTCAATTTCTATTGGGAACTATGTTAGTACACTTATGGTTACCTTGGTTCACAAGTTTTCTGCAGGGTCTAATGGTGAAAATTGGCTTCCTGATAATAACCTTAATAAGGGAAAGCTAGAATACTTTTACTGGCTAATCACAATCATGCAGGTTATTAATCTCATTTACTACTTGATTTGTGCTAAAATGTACACTTACAGGCAAATTCAGAACCATCATGAGGAGAATAACATTTCAGAAGACAACAACATTGAGCTTAGTAATAATGTTTAG
- the LOC123908439 gene encoding uncharacterized protein LOC123908439 codes for MMGLRFTSRHKRSNSLPDKKRVEGENQDNQVEAFDRMKMDMDYITEFAIAKNKSTTPTSEVHSAMKQEIQQLERRLQDQFEVRCTLEKALGYKSSSLVVHSNEKMIPKPATELIKEIAVLELEVVYLEQHLLSLYRKAFDQRLPSVSPSIKEETVKLSPTTPQTPFVKPSMPEVLTKNDHELETLEKEKHLDSRVYRSHSSLSQCALFTRASPHEDSLDKSLRACHSQPLSMMEYVESSSSNLISLAEHLGTRIYDHVPVEPNKLSEDMVKCISALYCKLADPPMIHPGLSSPSSSLSSVSAFSIGDQGDMWSPRFKNNNSSFDVRLENPFHVEGLKEFSGPYSTMVEISWIYKENQKSGDTKKLLQNYKSLISRLEEVDPGKLEHEEKLAFWINIHNALVMHAFLAYGIPQNNMKRVFLLLKAAYKVGGYTVSADTIQNTILRCRMSRPGQWLRLLFSSKTKFKTGDGRQAYALNRLEPLSHFALCSGNHSDPAVRVYTPKRVFEDLEVAKDEYIRATLGVRKDQKILLPKLVESFAKDSDLCPSGVMEMILESLPESLRKRVKKCELEKSKKCIEWIPHSFNFRYLISKDVLK; via the exons ATGATGGGACTTAGATTTACTTCAAGGCATAAACGTTCAAACAG TCTTCCTGATAAGAAAAGAGTTGAAGGAGAAAATCAAGATAATCAAGTTGAGGCCTTTGACAGAATGAAGATG GATATGGACTACATCACTGAATTTGCTATAGCAAAGAATAAGTCAACAACCCCTACAAGTGAAGTCCATAGTGCTATGAAGCAAGAG ATTCAACAACTAGAGAGAAGATTACAAGACCAATTTGAGGTTAGATGTACATTAGAAAAAGCACTTGGATACAAATCTTCATCACTTGTTGTCCattcaaatgaaaaaatgattCCTAAG CCAGCAACTGAATTAATCAAGGAGATTGCAGTGTTAGAGTTAGAAGTTGTGTATTTAGAACAACATCTTTTATCCTTGTATCGTAAAGCTTTCGATCAACGATTACCTTCGGTGTCTCCATCTATCAAGGAAGAAACTGTAAAACTTTCTCCAACAACACCTCAAACACCATTTGTCAAACCTTCTATGCCTGAGGTCTTAACCAAAAATGACCATGAACTTGAGACTTTGGAGAAAGAAAAGCACTTAGATTCTCGTGTGTATCGTTCTCATTCATCATTGTCACAGTGTGCATTGTTTACAAGAGCATCTCCTCATGAAGATTCTTTAGATAAATCATTGCGTGCCTGTCATTCGCAGCCACTGTCCATGATGGAG TATGTCGAAAGCTCTTCATCAAATCTAATCAGTCTTGCTGAACATCTCGGTACGCGAATATACGATCATGTTCCGGTGGAACCTAACAAACTTTCTGAAGATATGGTCAAATGCATATCAGCATTATATTGCAAACTTGCAGACCCTCCTATGATACATCCCGGCCTTTCATCTCCTAGTTCATCGTTGTCCTCAGTGAGCGCCTTTTCTATTGGTGATCAAGGCGATATGTGGAGTCCAAGGTTCAAGAATAATAACTCATCTTTTGATGTAAGGTTAGAAAATCCTTTCCACGTTGAAGGACTCAAGGAGTTTAGTGGACCATACAGCACCATGGTTGAAATATCATGGATTTATAAAGAGAATCAGAAATCAGGTGATACAAAAAAGTTGCTTCAAAATTACAA gTCACTTATATCGCGATTAGAAGAAGTAGATCCGGGGAAGCTTGAACACGAAGAGAAGCTAGCTTTCTGGATCAACATACACAATGCTTTGGTGATGCAT GCATTTTTGGCTTATGGCATTCCACAAAACAATATGAAAAGAGTATTTCTTCTTCTAAAG GCTGCATATAAAGTTGGAGGTTATACAGTTAGTGCAGACACAATACAAAATACTATACTTAGGTGTCGAATGTCTCGCCCCGGACAG TGGCTACGtttgttattttcttcaaaGACAAAATTCAAAACCGGAGACGGACGACAAGCATATGCATTGAATCGTCTTGAGCCTCTTTCACACTTTGCTCTTTGTTCAGGAAACCATTCTGATCCCGCG GTACGAGTATATACACCAAAGAGGGTGTTTGAAGATCTAGAAGTAGCGAAAGATGAGTACATTCGAGCTACATTAGGCGTACGAAAGGACCAAAAAATACTTCTACCAAAGCTCGTTGAATCATTCGCAAAGGACTCCGATTTGTGTCCGAGTGGTGTTATGGAGATGATCTTAGAATCTCTACCTGAATCACTAAGGAAAAGAGTTAAGAAATGTGAGCTTGAAAAATCTAAGAAGTGCATAGAATGGATTCCACATAGCTTTAATTTTAGATATCTCATATCTAAGGATGTTCTAAAATGA
- the LOC123908399 gene encoding STS14 protein-like has product MKMLHFFPLFSLTALTLFLVSSTVARPATTTTPEPTPPPPPLPSPAKEYLESHNKARAEVGVEPLQWSEKLAKDTSLLVRYQRNKMGCDFANLTASKYGGNQLWAGSAAAVTPSKAVEEWVKEKDFYIHANNSCVGNHECGVYTQVVWKKSVELGCAQATCTVKEKASLTICFYDPPGNVIGETPF; this is encoded by the coding sequence ATGaaaatgttacatttttttcctttgttttccCTAACAGCTCTAACCCTCTTCCTTGTCTCATCCACCGTCGCAAGACCAGCAACCACCACCACACCCGAgccaacaccaccaccaccaccactaccaTCTCCAGCTAAAGAGTACCTAGAATCTCACAACAAAGCAAGAGCTGAAGTAGGTGTTGAGCCACTTCAATGGAGCGAGAAGCTAGCAAAAGACACAAGCTTACTAGTCCGTTACCAAAGGAACAAAATGGGTTGCGATTTTGCTAACTTAACAGCAAGTAAATACGGGGGAAACCAGCTTTGGGCAGGTTCTGCGGCGGCTGTGACGCCGAGTAAAGCGGTGGAGGAATGGGTTAAGGAGAAAGATTTTTACATTCATGCTAATAATTCATGTGTTGGAAATCATGAGTGTGGTGTTTATACGCAGGTTGTGTGGAAGAAATCGGTGGAGCTTGGTTGTGCTCAGGCGACATGTACGGTTAAGGAGAAAGCTAGTTTGACTATTTGTTTCTATGATCCACCTGGTAATGTTATAGGGGAAACCCCATTTTGA